From Crassaminicella indica, one genomic window encodes:
- a CDS encoding sensor histidine kinase: MKLSVRAYILIGLILLQSFMVMFLTNGTILSLMNNVVISYKYPYYMGILINILGISAIICIFYILHFLKREKENIIKLNNSKEVIDALQGQKHDFINHLNLIAGMLQLEQSKKALDYIFKISQKVEGVFSISKIENVEIAATLGRKCTIAESKGIKVELDITTSLELCTVLFNLIDNAIYELEHCKEEDKILIIDIAEHDEECVILIGNSYPVLPENMHEKIFEKGFSTKAGEDHGYGLNIVKQIINKNKGRITVESYEGVGTLFTIFLPMRKHMAKCS, translated from the coding sequence ATGAAGCTTTCTGTTCGAGCATATATATTGATAGGTTTGATATTATTACAAAGCTTTATGGTGATGTTTTTAACTAATGGTACAATTCTAAGCTTGATGAATAATGTAGTTATAAGCTATAAATATCCATATTATATGGGAATTTTAATAAATATACTTGGAATAAGTGCAATCATTTGTATTTTTTATATTTTACATTTTTTAAAGAGGGAAAAAGAGAATATTATAAAATTAAACAACTCGAAAGAGGTAATAGATGCACTGCAGGGGCAAAAGCATGATTTTATTAATCATCTAAATTTGATTGCTGGAATGCTTCAGCTTGAGCAAAGCAAAAAAGCGTTAGATTATATTTTTAAAATCTCTCAAAAGGTTGAGGGTGTTTTCTCCATTTCTAAAATAGAGAATGTTGAAATAGCTGCTACTTTAGGGAGAAAGTGTACTATTGCAGAAAGCAAGGGGATAAAGGTAGAATTAGATATTACTACTTCTTTAGAGCTTTGTACTGTACTTTTTAATCTAATAGATAATGCTATTTATGAATTAGAGCATTGTAAAGAAGAAGATAAAATTCTTATAATAGATATTGCTGAGCATGATGAAGAATGTGTTATTTTAATAGGAAATTCTTATCCTGTATTACCAGAAAATATGCATGAAAAAATATTTGAAAAAGGATTCTCTACAAAAGCAGGAGAAGATCATGGCTATGGTCTAAATATTGTAAAGCAGATTATTAATAAAAATAAAGGAAGAATAACGGTAGAAAGCTATGAAGGTGTAGGGACGCTTTTTACTATATTTTTACCTATGAGAAAGCACATGGCTAAGTGCTCTTAA
- a CDS encoding putative glycoside hydrolase: MSKKKKILVAAVIAITMGSITMLSGCQAPSSKADGTTANEVYEENKGSEETTSKEAEKEEQENIVYISASKLNVRQEARKDSPIVNSFMKGTGVEVIEEQTNENGDIWYKVSFDTIDGKKTGWIKSDYTVKNRTELLDESLKILDFSPQEKVDEYKNNPRVKVKGVYMTEHSFIGQGFERLLKLAQDTEINAFVIDVKDDDGIMLFPTEAAAKYSPEANERARISVEKFQERMQILKDNGIYTIARIVTFKDPTYTKQHPERAILDKRTGKTFVSKDKLRWASPHDRELWKYDIEVAKEAAKMGFNEIQFDYVRFPASNGNKLDKVLDYRNDSKDYSKPQTIQRFLQQAYKELSKEEVYVSADIFGLVGSVADDMGLGQYWEAISNVTDYVSPMIYPSHYANGTYHLSIPDAYPYETVYQSAKDSIVRNKNIETPATIRPWIQDFTASWVRGHIKYGAKQVEDQIRALKENGIEEYLLWNAGNKYSKDALK, encoded by the coding sequence ATGAGTAAAAAAAAGAAAATTTTAGTTGCAGCAGTGATTGCCATAACCATGGGAAGCATTACTATGCTTAGTGGATGCCAGGCACCATCCTCAAAGGCAGATGGAACGACTGCTAACGAGGTTTATGAAGAGAATAAAGGTAGTGAAGAAACTACATCTAAAGAAGCAGAAAAAGAAGAACAAGAAAATATTGTTTATATCAGTGCCAGCAAATTAAATGTTAGACAAGAGGCTAGAAAGGATTCGCCTATTGTAAATAGCTTTATGAAGGGTACTGGCGTTGAGGTTATAGAAGAACAAACAAATGAAAATGGAGACATTTGGTATAAAGTTTCTTTTGATACAATAGATGGAAAAAAGACAGGTTGGATCAAATCCGACTATACAGTAAAGAATCGTACAGAATTATTGGATGAGTCTTTAAAAATATTAGATTTTTCACCTCAGGAAAAGGTAGATGAATATAAAAATAATCCTAGAGTGAAGGTCAAAGGTGTTTATATGACAGAGCATTCCTTTATAGGGCAGGGCTTTGAAAGACTTTTAAAGCTTGCACAGGATACAGAAATTAATGCGTTTGTTATAGATGTAAAAGATGATGATGGGATTATGCTATTCCCAACAGAAGCAGCAGCAAAATATTCTCCAGAAGCAAATGAAAGAGCAAGAATTAGTGTTGAAAAATTTCAAGAAAGAATGCAAATTTTAAAGGACAATGGTATTTATACTATTGCAAGAATTGTTACCTTTAAAGATCCTACTTATACAAAACAGCATCCTGAAAGGGCTATTCTCGATAAAAGAACAGGAAAAACATTTGTAAGCAAAGATAAGCTAAGATGGGCATCTCCTCATGATAGAGAGCTTTGGAAATATGATATAGAAGTAGCTAAGGAAGCTGCAAAAATGGGTTTTAATGAAATACAATTTGACTATGTTCGCTTCCCTGCATCAAATGGAAATAAGCTTGATAAAGTTTTAGATTATAGAAATGATAGTAAAGACTATAGCAAGCCTCAAACTATTCAGCGTTTTTTACAGCAGGCTTATAAGGAGCTTTCAAAAGAGGAAGTTTATGTGAGTGCAGATATATTTGGACTGGTAGGATCTGTTGCAGATGATATGGGATTAGGTCAATATTGGGAAGCTATAAGCAATGTAACAGATTATGTATCCCCTATGATATATCCAAGTCATTATGCGAATGGAACGTATCATTTATCTATTCCAGATGCATATCCTTATGAGACGGTATATCAATCTGCAAAGGACTCTATTGTAAGAAATAAAAATATAGAAACTCCTGCGACTATAAGACCGTGGATACAGGATTTTACAGCTAGCTGGGTAAGGGGACACATCAAGTATGGAGCTAAGCAGGTAGAGGATCAAATTAGAGCATTAAAAGAAAATGGGATAGAAGAATATTTGCTATGGAATGCAGGTAATAAATACTCTAAAGACGCGCTAAAGTAA
- the pyrE gene encoding orotate phosphoribosyltransferase: MNMSKEIAKKLLEIQAVTIKSPDDLFTWASGIKSPIYCDNRLTMSYPKVRELIAEGFEKIIKANYPEVEVIVGTATAGIPHAAWISQKMNLPMAYVRSSAKEHGKGNQIEGIVKSGQKVVVIEDLLSTGGSSMKAVKALQKIGAEVLGVVAIFTYGFPKVDDIFREAKIPYKTLTSYSVLLPMAIEMGYIKETQRELLEKWSKDPYIFIK; the protein is encoded by the coding sequence ATGAATATGAGTAAAGAAATTGCAAAAAAACTTTTAGAAATTCAAGCAGTAACTATAAAAAGTCCAGATGATTTATTTACTTGGGCATCAGGAATCAAATCGCCTATTTATTGCGATAATCGGTTGACCATGAGTTATCCTAAAGTAAGAGAATTGATTGCAGAAGGATTCGAGAAAATCATTAAGGCAAATTATCCTGAAGTAGAAGTAATAGTAGGAACAGCTACAGCTGGAATTCCTCATGCTGCATGGATATCACAAAAAATGAATTTGCCTATGGCTTATGTAAGAAGTTCAGCAAAAGAGCATGGAAAAGGCAATCAAATAGAGGGGATTGTAAAGAGTGGTCAAAAGGTAGTAGTTATTGAGGATTTACTGTCAACAGGAGGAAGTTCTATGAAGGCAGTAAAGGCACTGCAAAAGATAGGAGCAGAGGTTTTAGGGGTTGTAGCAATATTTACTTATGGATTTCCAAAGGTAGATGATATTTTTAGAGAAGCAAAGATCCCATATAAAACGTTGACAAGCTATTCTGTTCTTCTTCCTATGGCAATAGAGATGGGGTATATAAAAGAGACACAGAGAGAGCTACTAGAAAAATGGAGTAAAGATCCTTATATATTTATAAAATAG
- a CDS encoding ribonucleoside triphosphate reductase, with protein sequence MSVTKVQKRNGEIVDFDSVKIKAAIFAAAKSVGGKDEMVATKLAKMVVEIINETYGASIPSVEDVQDIVEKVLIEEGHAKTAKAYILYRKRHEEIREVKNLFMDAERMIEEYVNLEDWRVNENANMGFSLQGLNNHIVESITKKYWLNKIYRKELREAHIRGDLHIHDLGLLAPYCCGWDLEAFLRYGFRGAKGKIESKPPKHLESALGQLVNLLYTLQGESAGAQAVSSLDTYLAPFIYYDNLKYEQVKKAIQRFVFNLNVPTRVGFQTPFTNVTLDITPHPLLKNQPVIIGGKRMDKTYKEFQKEMDIFNMAFCEVMMEGDGAGRAFSFPIPTVNITPDFPWDSEPVNAIMEMTRKFGTPYFANFLNSDLSPEDVRSMCCRLRLDNRELRRRGGGLFGANPLTGSINVVTLNMARIGYTANSMEEFKRRVRELMEIAKEICESKRVVLEKYMDAGLYPYSRFYLQGVKDSTGEYFKNHFSTIGLNGMNEACVNLLGVDITTEEGNEFAVEIMEFMNRVIQIFQEETGSLWNLEASPAEGASYRFARLDKKMYPNIFTQGNDEPYYTNSTQLPVGYTNDIFEAIELQERLQTLYTGGTVLHGFLGEEIDSIKTCKTLLKKVMENSSIPYITITPTFSICGEHGYISGEHFECPHCGKETEVWTRVVGFHRPVQAWNKGKREEFKDRKEFSCEESLKHHQATVKLNIG encoded by the coding sequence ATGTCAGTTACTAAGGTTCAGAAGAGAAATGGTGAGATTGTCGATTTTGATAGTGTAAAAATTAAAGCGGCTATCTTTGCAGCGGCAAAATCTGTAGGTGGAAAAGACGAAATGGTGGCAACAAAACTTGCAAAGATGGTGGTTGAGATTATAAATGAAACATATGGAGCGAGTATACCATCTGTAGAAGATGTTCAAGATATAGTAGAAAAGGTATTAATAGAGGAAGGGCATGCTAAAACAGCAAAGGCATATATTCTTTATAGAAAGAGACACGAAGAGATTCGAGAAGTTAAGAATTTATTTATGGATGCAGAAAGAATGATCGAGGAATATGTAAATCTAGAGGATTGGCGAGTTAATGAAAATGCTAATATGGGATTTAGTCTTCAGGGACTTAACAATCATATTGTAGAAAGCATTACTAAAAAGTATTGGTTAAATAAAATTTATAGAAAAGAATTAAGAGAAGCACATATCCGAGGAGATTTGCATATTCACGACTTGGGATTGTTAGCTCCTTATTGTTGTGGATGGGATTTAGAAGCTTTTTTAAGATATGGCTTTAGAGGAGCAAAAGGAAAAATTGAGTCAAAACCGCCAAAGCATTTAGAGTCAGCTCTTGGGCAGCTTGTAAATCTACTTTATACACTTCAAGGGGAGTCAGCTGGTGCACAAGCTGTATCTAGTCTTGATACATATTTAGCACCTTTTATTTATTATGATAATCTTAAATATGAACAAGTAAAAAAGGCTATTCAACGATTTGTATTTAACTTAAATGTTCCTACAAGAGTAGGCTTTCAAACACCTTTTACTAATGTTACGTTAGATATTACACCTCATCCACTTCTTAAAAATCAACCAGTAATCATTGGTGGAAAAAGAATGGATAAAACTTATAAAGAGTTTCAAAAGGAAATGGATATATTTAATATGGCCTTTTGTGAAGTTATGATGGAAGGTGATGGTGCAGGAAGAGCGTTTAGCTTCCCTATTCCAACGGTAAATATAACTCCTGATTTTCCTTGGGATTCAGAGCCTGTAAATGCTATTATGGAGATGACAAGAAAGTTTGGAACGCCTTATTTTGCAAATTTCTTAAACTCTGATCTATCACCTGAGGATGTTCGATCTATGTGTTGCCGTCTAAGACTAGATAATCGTGAGCTTAGAAGAAGAGGTGGAGGCTTGTTTGGTGCAAATCCATTGACAGGTTCTATTAATGTAGTTACATTAAATATGGCAAGGATCGGATATACTGCTAATTCGATGGAAGAATTTAAACGTAGAGTAAGAGAGTTAATGGAGATTGCAAAGGAAATATGTGAAAGCAAAAGAGTTGTTTTGGAAAAGTATATGGATGCAGGATTATATCCTTATTCGAGATTTTATCTTCAAGGGGTTAAGGATAGTACAGGAGAGTACTTTAAAAATCATTTTTCAACAATAGGTTTAAATGGTATGAATGAAGCCTGTGTAAATTTATTAGGTGTAGATATCACAACGGAAGAAGGAAATGAATTTGCTGTTGAGATTATGGAATTTATGAATAGAGTTATTCAAATATTCCAAGAAGAAACAGGAAGTTTATGGAATCTTGAAGCATCTCCTGCCGAAGGAGCAAGCTATAGATTTGCTAGATTAGACAAAAAAATGTATCCAAATATTTTCACACAGGGAAATGATGAACCGTACTATACAAACTCTACGCAGCTTCCTGTAGGTTATACAAATGATATTTTTGAGGCAATCGAGCTACAAGAAAGATTGCAGACGTTATATACAGGCGGAACAGTATTACATGGCTTCTTAGGAGAAGAAATTGATAGTATAAAGACATGTAAAACTTTATTGAAAAAAGTTATGGAAAATAGCAGTATTCCTTATATTACTATTACGCCAACCTTCTCTATTTGTGGAGAACATGGATATATATCAGGGGAACATTTTGAATGTCCTCATTGTGGAAAAGAAACAGAGGTTTGGACACGAGTGGTAGGATTCCATAGACCTGTTCAAGCATGGAATAAGGGTAAGCGAGAAGAATTCAAGGATAGAAAAGAATTTTCCTGTGAAGAAAGCTTAAAGCATCATCAAGCTACTGTTAAATTAAATATTGGTTAA